The Prosthecobacter dejongeii genome contains a region encoding:
- a CDS encoding MFS transporter, with amino-acid sequence MNETVIDGVPAPTRAPQNATETVFALLFAISFSHLLNDTIQALLPAIYPVLKESYGLTFTQLGLITLTFQVTASLLQPLVGYITDKKAMPYSLPVGMGLTLVGLLALSQAHTFPTILIASGMVGAGSAIFHPEASRIAHMAAGRRRGLAQSLFQVGGNAGTSIGPLLAAWFIVPHGQAALSWFSIIAMVGVLILFQVGQWQARNLHRIHKRRGTAASTMSDAPTGKRVAFAVAVLVVLIFSKYVYLASLTNYYTFYLMDRFHVTVQQSQYYLFIFLFAVAAGTIIGGPVGDRIGRKRVIWVSILGVAPFALWLPHADLMTTAVLTVIIGLVLASAFSAILVYAQELMPGKVGMIAGLFFGLAFGIAGIGSAVLGAMADSQGINFVFHACAYLPLLGLLTAFLPDVETAIEK; translated from the coding sequence ATGAATGAGACTGTGATTGATGGGGTACCCGCGCCGACGAGGGCTCCGCAGAATGCCACGGAAACGGTGTTTGCCCTGCTTTTTGCCATCAGCTTTTCGCACCTGCTGAATGACACGATCCAGGCTTTGCTGCCGGCAATTTACCCGGTGCTCAAGGAGTCTTACGGACTCACCTTCACGCAGCTCGGACTCATCACGCTGACCTTCCAGGTCACCGCCTCGCTTTTGCAGCCACTGGTCGGCTACATCACAGATAAAAAGGCCATGCCCTACTCCCTGCCTGTGGGCATGGGCTTGACCTTAGTAGGCCTGCTGGCGCTTTCGCAGGCACATACATTCCCGACGATTCTCATTGCTTCCGGCATGGTGGGGGCGGGTTCGGCCATCTTTCATCCAGAGGCTTCACGCATCGCTCACATGGCCGCAGGACGGCGGCGGGGGCTGGCGCAGTCCCTCTTTCAGGTGGGTGGAAATGCAGGTACTTCCATCGGTCCCTTGCTGGCCGCATGGTTCATCGTCCCTCATGGTCAGGCAGCCCTGTCGTGGTTCTCGATCATCGCCATGGTCGGCGTCTTGATCCTTTTTCAGGTGGGGCAATGGCAGGCACGAAACCTGCATCGCATTCACAAAAGGCGGGGCACGGCTGCAAGCACGATGAGTGATGCGCCGACAGGCAAGCGCGTGGCCTTTGCCGTGGCGGTGCTGGTGGTGTTGATCTTCTCCAAGTATGTGTATCTGGCCAGCCTAACCAATTACTACACCTTCTATTTGATGGATCGTTTTCACGTTACGGTGCAGCAGTCGCAGTATTACTTGTTTATCTTCCTCTTTGCTGTCGCCGCAGGGACCATCATCGGTGGGCCCGTCGGGGATCGCATCGGTAGGAAGCGGGTGATCTGGGTTTCCATATTGGGAGTGGCTCCCTTTGCGCTCTGGTTGCCGCATGCTGACCTGATGACCACGGCCGTGTTGACCGTCATCATCGGTCTGGTGCTGGCCTCAGCCTTCTCCGCCATTCTGGTTTATGCGCAGGAACTCATGCCGGGCAAGGTGGGCATGATCGCCGGGTTGTTCTTCGGTTTAGCCTTTGGCATTGCCGGTATCGGCTCTGCTGTGCTCGGAGCCATGGCCGATAGCCAGGGCATCAACTTTGTCTTCCATGCCTGTGCCTATCTCCCTCTGCTGGGACTGCTGACGGCGTTTCTGCCGGATGTCGAAACTGCCATTGAGAAGTGA
- a CDS encoding helix-turn-helix domain-containing protein, whose product MNRRTIPSLQMSDYGQDGLREQGVVVMPLEISMSQEPQRLIPHFHDFFQLFLIQGPARLMHDFREYDVTGITLFFLSPGQVHTIYPRSNSMRGTVASFTQAFFDHQLPPPSMLVELPFFFASGAPPWFSVEKRKAARLMGLFGDLQREYDGGQRGVMEVLRSLLRILLIEASRIETVGQPVKEATRAALLARQFQLALEHHFREWQALAPYAKQLGITVNHLNDVIREETGHAAGELIRHRRLLDAKRLLLHSDLSVSEIGYQIGFQDPSYFSRFFRRYAGATPADFREAIREKYH is encoded by the coding sequence ATGAATCGCCGCACCATCCCCTCGCTCCAGATGAGTGATTACGGACAGGATGGCCTGCGTGAACAAGGCGTGGTGGTGATGCCGCTGGAGATTTCCATGAGTCAAGAACCGCAGCGGCTGATTCCCCATTTTCATGATTTCTTTCAGCTCTTCCTCATCCAGGGACCAGCGCGGCTGATGCATGATTTCCGTGAATATGATGTCACGGGCATCACGTTGTTCTTCCTGAGTCCAGGGCAAGTGCATACCATTTATCCACGGTCAAATTCCATGCGCGGAACAGTGGCTTCGTTCACTCAGGCGTTCTTTGATCATCAGTTGCCGCCGCCCAGCATGCTGGTGGAGTTACCTTTCTTTTTTGCTTCTGGGGCCCCGCCCTGGTTCTCCGTGGAGAAAAGAAAGGCCGCGCGCCTCATGGGTTTGTTTGGAGATTTGCAGCGCGAGTATGATGGCGGGCAGCGTGGAGTGATGGAAGTGCTACGGTCGCTTCTGCGCATCCTGTTAATTGAGGCTAGCCGTATAGAAACCGTGGGACAGCCCGTGAAGGAAGCCACCCGTGCTGCTCTTTTGGCACGTCAGTTTCAGTTGGCCCTGGAACACCACTTTCGAGAATGGCAGGCTCTGGCACCTTATGCGAAACAACTGGGCATCACGGTGAATCATCTCAATGATGTCATCCGTGAGGAGACAGGCCATGCGGCAGGGGAGTTGATCCGTCATCGGCGTCTGCTAGATGCAAAGCGGCTGTTGCTGCATTCCGATCTCAGTGTTTCTGAAATTGGTTATCAGATCGGTTTTCAGGATCCCTCCTACTTCAGCCGATTCTTTCGCCGATATGCAGGTGCAACTCCCGCTGATTTCCGGGAGGCAATCCGAGAAAAATACCATTGA
- a CDS encoding DUF1501 domain-containing protein produces MAGGRVKGEYVHGSTNEMGDTAATGVMSTDDLHATVLHLLGINHERLTYRYAGRNFRLTDFNGEVAKAILA; encoded by the coding sequence ATGGCAGGTGGTCGTGTGAAGGGAGAATATGTGCACGGCAGCACGAATGAAATGGGAGATACCGCAGCGACAGGGGTGATGAGTACGGATGATCTGCATGCCACAGTTCTACACCTGCTGGGCATCAATCATGAGCGCCTAACCTATCGTTATGCGGGGCGGAATTTCCGGCTGACGGATTTCAACGGCGAAGTGGCAAAGGCTATTTTGGCCTAA
- a CDS encoding pectate lyase produces the protein MFRITCLFFVCCTLVQAATPVDVSRALSRAVAFYHTKAATHGGYVYRYSADFTLREAEGIPGPDTIWIQPPATPAVGMAFLDAYEATKDETCLKAALAAAHAVSRTQLSSGGWDYSGHFDAASRAKHLYRRDVEGKLVERKKIPQGEAGWHIWRQREHKDANYSTVDDDVTQAATRLLIRVDHALAGKDEEIHEAADYALNAIMNAQYPAGGWSASFDTWPSSPPPVDKYPVKSGNYPTTWPRKWPKDFTGCYVLNDNTHATLMSTLLLAWKLRSDERYLTAAKRGGDFLVTAQMPEPQPAWAQQYNAEMQPVWSRAFEPSSVSGRESQAAMWALLKLSEASGDKKYLVPVARALGYLRKSLLPGNKLARFYELQTNKPLYFERGEGGKGFELTYSDKKASSNYGWVWDSELDAIEATGRKIARNEPVTFPRTEKERWSSPPTDQDIAQILREQKPDGSWTETQDERGIMRDASGKKTQPKGGVIYSDTFVQNVRALSAWLKTQGGKP, from the coding sequence ATGTTTAGAATCACCTGTTTATTCTTCGTCTGCTGCACCCTGGTTCAGGCAGCGACTCCGGTGGATGTGAGCCGTGCATTGTCCCGAGCTGTCGCTTTTTATCACACAAAGGCGGCCACGCATGGCGGCTATGTTTACCGTTACAGTGCAGACTTTACGCTACGTGAGGCGGAAGGCATCCCTGGGCCAGACACGATTTGGATCCAACCGCCAGCGACTCCGGCGGTAGGCATGGCTTTTTTAGATGCGTATGAAGCCACGAAAGATGAAACCTGTCTAAAGGCGGCGCTGGCAGCCGCGCATGCCGTCAGCCGCACCCAGTTGAGCTCGGGCGGGTGGGATTATTCCGGTCATTTTGATGCCGCCAGCCGAGCGAAACATCTGTATCGTCGGGATGTGGAGGGAAAGTTGGTGGAGCGGAAAAAAATCCCTCAGGGTGAGGCGGGCTGGCATATCTGGCGGCAGCGTGAACACAAGGACGCCAACTACTCCACGGTGGATGATGACGTGACGCAGGCCGCCACGCGCCTGCTCATCCGGGTGGACCACGCGCTGGCCGGAAAGGATGAGGAAATCCATGAGGCTGCGGACTATGCGCTCAATGCGATTATGAACGCGCAGTATCCAGCAGGTGGCTGGTCGGCTAGTTTTGATACCTGGCCGTCCTCGCCCCCGCCTGTGGACAAATATCCCGTTAAGTCGGGTAACTACCCAACGACGTGGCCGCGCAAATGGCCGAAGGATTTCACGGGCTGTTATGTGCTGAATGACAACACTCATGCTACCCTGATGAGCACGCTGTTGCTGGCGTGGAAGCTGCGCTCAGATGAACGTTACCTTACCGCTGCAAAGCGGGGTGGGGATTTCCTGGTCACCGCTCAAATGCCTGAACCGCAGCCCGCCTGGGCTCAGCAGTACAATGCGGAGATGCAACCCGTATGGAGTCGTGCGTTTGAACCCAGCTCCGTCAGTGGACGCGAATCTCAGGCAGCCATGTGGGCTTTGCTAAAACTCAGTGAAGCCAGCGGTGATAAAAAATACCTAGTCCCTGTCGCGAGGGCCTTGGGCTATCTCCGCAAGTCGTTGCTGCCCGGTAATAAGCTTGCGCGCTTCTATGAGCTACAAACGAATAAACCGCTGTACTTCGAACGAGGTGAAGGCGGCAAAGGCTTCGAGCTTACCTATAGTGATAAAAAAGCCTCTTCAAATTACGGCTGGGTATGGGACAGTGAACTGGATGCCATTGAGGCTACCGGACGCAAGATCGCTCGCAATGAGCCCGTGACCTTTCCCCGCACTGAAAAGGAGCGCTGGTCTTCACCGCCGACAGATCAAGACATCGCGCAAATCCTGCGTGAACAAAAGCCCGATGGATCCTGGACGGAGACTCAAGATGAGAGGGGCATCATGCGGGATGCCAGCGGTAAAAAAACACAGCCCAAGGGCGGTGTGATTTACAGCGATACCTTTGTCCAAAACGTCCGCGCGTTGAGCGCTTGGTTAAAGACTCAAGGAGGCAAACCCTGA
- a CDS encoding M56 family metallopeptidase, protein MNAATLDSALHWLMRTSLEASVLILVVLGLRTLLGARLEPAWRIGLWVLVGAKLLLPACIPAGFGLGGWAQSGLVASLPLRHEITEDPMNDLNSALNVSAQEVVTPSNQATFSRAHALFVIWAVGAFSILGWAFWRQRHFDRQLAQAPHGEDAALLSVVREVKRLAGVKAEVQVRLLPPGSTPAVTGLRRPQVLLPADWDMCFDAASLRHVLLHELLHVRHRDLWWNWAMLLVQALHWFNPLVWCIGSRFQADRELRCDAAVLRLLSPNERWAYGHTLLRIQETFFAPPVMAGVASCVRNHPSLLQRISMIAQPHRNHPWLHAVFTLAFGVITCYAFTTAHAAEEKALPVKERSREGERGALSHEAEKSPRASREGDGKMTGEGDGLKRSDMRDREDTKTGPRDGDRPKTTERDGERPKSGPRDGDKPHSGERDGERPKSSERDHPKSGSEEREGRRKNADVRNSENASGETLNLRVTQNGERVIIGQEEVAMNRLRGHLQSFLPEHPGAQVIVRGDSGVPYKALAEAMDAVRDNGNKNVKIQAD, encoded by the coding sequence ATGAATGCTGCCACTTTGGATTCCGCTCTTCACTGGCTCATGCGTACATCGCTGGAGGCCAGTGTACTCATCTTGGTTGTCTTGGGTCTGCGGACATTGTTAGGAGCACGGCTGGAGCCTGCTTGGCGGATCGGTTTGTGGGTGCTGGTAGGAGCCAAGTTGTTGTTACCGGCTTGCATCCCTGCAGGGTTTGGTTTGGGAGGGTGGGCGCAGAGCGGCCTGGTAGCTTCACTGCCCCTCCGGCACGAAATCACGGAAGACCCAATGAACGATCTAAATAGCGCCCTGAATGTGAGCGCTCAAGAGGTCGTCACACCAAGTAACCAAGCTACTTTTTCTAGGGCACATGCGCTATTTGTGATTTGGGCGGTGGGGGCTTTCTCGATCTTAGGCTGGGCCTTTTGGCGGCAACGTCATTTTGACCGTCAACTGGCACAAGCACCGCATGGAGAAGATGCAGCGTTGCTCTCCGTCGTGCGTGAGGTAAAGCGGCTGGCTGGTGTGAAGGCTGAGGTGCAGGTGCGGCTTTTGCCTCCTGGCAGCACACCCGCTGTCACAGGCCTGCGGCGGCCTCAGGTTTTACTGCCAGCAGACTGGGACATGTGTTTTGATGCAGCCAGCCTGCGGCATGTGCTTTTGCATGAACTCCTGCATGTGCGGCACCGGGATCTCTGGTGGAACTGGGCCATGCTGCTGGTGCAAGCGCTGCATTGGTTCAATCCTCTTGTGTGGTGCATCGGCTCACGCTTTCAGGCGGACCGGGAACTTCGCTGTGATGCCGCTGTGCTGCGCCTGCTTTCGCCTAACGAACGATGGGCTTACGGGCACACGCTCCTTCGCATTCAAGAAACCTTTTTTGCACCCCCGGTCATGGCAGGCGTGGCCTCGTGCGTGCGTAACCACCCCAGCCTGCTGCAACGCATCTCCATGATCGCCCAACCTCACCGCAACCATCCGTGGCTCCACGCCGTCTTCACCCTCGCATTTGGTGTGATCACTTGTTATGCTTTCACTACGGCGCATGCGGCTGAGGAGAAGGCCCTGCCTGTGAAGGAACGCAGCCGTGAGGGAGAACGTGGTGCGCTCTCCCATGAAGCCGAGAAGTCTCCCCGAGCCAGCCGCGAAGGCGATGGCAAAATGACGGGCGAGGGCGATGGGCTGAAGAGATCTGACATGCGCGACCGTGAGGACACCAAGACAGGGCCACGTGATGGGGATCGACCCAAAACCACTGAGCGAGATGGTGAGCGGCCTAAATCTGGACCACGCGATGGCGATAAACCGCACAGTGGTGAACGTGATGGTGAACGCCCAAAATCAAGTGAGCGGGATCATCCAAAATCTGGCTCTGAGGAGCGCGAAGGTAGGCGCAAGAATGCCGATGTGAGAAATTCTGAAAACGCCTCTGGCGAAACCCTGAACCTCCGTGTCACCCAAAATGGTGAGCGTGTGATCATCGGCCAGGAAGAAGTCGCGATGAATCGGTTGCGCGGTCATTTGCAAAGTTTTTTGCCAGAGCATCCGGGCGCTCAGGTTATCGTGAGGGGTGATTCTGGCGTGCCTTATAAAGCCCTCGCCGAGGCGATGGATGCCGTGCGCGACAATGGGAATAAGAATGTCAAAATCCAGGCTGATTGA
- a CDS encoding BlaI/MecI/CopY family transcriptional regulator, translating into MPARPQPPLSPKISDAEWTVMKVLWERGASTVAEVVKELEGRLHWKPRTVQTLVRRLADKGALAVETVGREFRYAPAVAQDECQHEESRSFLQRVFDGRLTPFVSALMDREEVSKDDLDALRRVLREAEKKLKK; encoded by the coding sequence ATGCCTGCGCGTCCCCAGCCCCCGCTTTCACCCAAAATCTCCGATGCCGAATGGACCGTCATGAAGGTCTTATGGGAGCGTGGGGCGAGCACCGTGGCGGAGGTGGTAAAAGAGTTGGAAGGCCGCCTTCATTGGAAACCACGCACCGTGCAGACTCTGGTGCGCCGCTTGGCGGACAAGGGGGCTCTCGCGGTGGAAACCGTCGGGCGTGAATTTCGCTACGCACCGGCTGTGGCCCAAGACGAATGCCAGCATGAGGAAAGTCGCAGTTTCCTCCAGCGTGTGTTCGATGGTCGGCTCACGCCTTTTGTGAGCGCGCTGATGGACCGTGAAGAAGTCTCTAAAGATGATCTAGATGCCCTGCGCCGAGTGCTGCGTGAGGCGGAGAAAAAACTCAAAAAGTAG